A single window of Micrococcaceae bacterium Sec5.1 DNA harbors:
- a CDS encoding DUF3040 domain-containing protein gives MSLSDEERRSLEELERDLASSDPDLDLQLKSGRPRGAVARSVFGVLAVLAGFAMVIAGIITQLVLVGVVGFLLAGTGAYLLFSRMVLRRRTRRHDEGKPD, from the coding sequence ATGTCGTTGTCGGATGAAGAACGCAGGAGTTTGGAAGAGCTTGAGCGGGATCTCGCTTCATCGGATCCTGACTTGGACCTCCAGCTGAAGTCGGGGCGCCCGCGAGGTGCAGTGGCGCGCTCAGTTTTTGGTGTCCTGGCAGTTTTGGCCGGTTTCGCGATGGTCATTGCCGGGATCATCACACAACTCGTCCTTGTGGGTGTGGTCGGGTTCCTGCTCGCTGGAACAGGCGCCTACTTACTGTTCAGCAGGATGGTCCTCAGGAGACGGACTCGCCGACACGATGAGGGCAAGCCGGACTAG
- a CDS encoding nuclear transport factor 2 family protein, giving the protein MTENDDFLAWVRTTLYQAEVALLNGDSAPRRAIWSSHEPVSVLGAWRNAVGQEEVGRLFTDLANRFSDCTAYSFELQAYDVVGDMAYTAGLERSSISVTGQPVSQVLRATQVYRREDGEWKVAHRHADTVLE; this is encoded by the coding sequence ATGACCGAGAACGATGACTTCCTTGCCTGGGTCAGGACCACGCTTTACCAGGCTGAGGTGGCCCTCCTCAATGGAGACTCCGCCCCGCGTCGGGCCATTTGGTCCAGCCACGAGCCCGTGAGCGTCCTGGGCGCCTGGCGCAACGCCGTCGGGCAGGAAGAAGTCGGCCGGCTTTTCACAGATCTGGCCAACAGGTTCTCCGACTGCACCGCCTACTCATTCGAACTGCAGGCCTACGACGTCGTTGGCGACATGGCCTACACCGCTGGTTTGGAGCGATCCTCAATCTCGGTTACCGGGCAGCCGGTGAGCCAGGTCCTGAGGGCCACCCAGGTGTACCGCCGCGAGGATGGCGAGTGGAAGGTTGCGCACCGGCATGCTGACACTGTTCTGGAGTGA
- a CDS encoding carbohydrate ABC transporter permease has product MTNMAEDLKALELNVQASSVQGGAPSAEDRRRTDRKRSPREQKKRTANYVIYGVLVVLVVALMVPFIWMLSSSLKENNQVLTVPIQWVPKEFVWSNYADIWTRIPMMGYLQNSLYLAVVITCLQVLTGSLAAYGFSKVRFPGRDVLFLCYIGTIAVPWQAYMVPQYIMMQQLGLTNSFNALILLQAFGAFGVFLMRQYYMTIPDELCEAARIDGLSEYGIWARVILPLSKPALASLALLTFVNTWNDYMGPFIYLTSNRLWTVQLGLRSFVGQFDAEYAMIMTGSVISVIPILIIFLIGQRYFIQGIATSGMKG; this is encoded by the coding sequence ATGACCAACATGGCTGAAGACCTCAAAGCACTGGAGCTCAACGTCCAAGCGTCGTCCGTACAGGGCGGCGCACCCAGCGCGGAAGACCGCCGTCGTACGGATCGAAAGCGCTCGCCCCGCGAGCAGAAGAAGCGGACCGCGAACTACGTCATCTACGGCGTTCTAGTGGTGCTGGTGGTGGCGCTCATGGTGCCGTTCATCTGGATGCTTTCCTCTTCCCTGAAGGAAAACAACCAGGTCCTCACCGTCCCCATTCAGTGGGTTCCCAAAGAATTCGTTTGGAGCAACTACGCGGACATCTGGACGCGCATCCCCATGATGGGCTATCTGCAGAACTCCCTGTACCTTGCGGTGGTCATCACGTGCCTCCAGGTGCTGACGGGTTCGCTGGCCGCTTACGGCTTCTCCAAGGTCCGTTTCCCGGGCCGCGATGTGCTCTTTCTCTGCTACATCGGCACCATCGCCGTTCCGTGGCAGGCCTACATGGTTCCGCAGTACATCATGATGCAGCAGCTCGGACTGACCAACAGCTTCAACGCCCTGATCCTGCTGCAGGCATTCGGCGCGTTCGGTGTGTTCCTAATGCGCCAGTACTACATGACCATCCCGGACGAGCTCTGCGAAGCCGCCCGCATCGACGGCTTGAGCGAGTACGGTATCTGGGCCCGCGTGATACTGCCCTTGTCCAAGCCTGCGCTCGCAAGCCTGGCATTGCTGACTTTCGTCAACACGTGGAACGACTACATGGGTCCGTTCATCTACCTCACGTCCAACCGCCTCTGGACTGTCCAGCTGGGCTTGCGTTCCTTCGTTGGCCAGTTCGACGCCGAGTACGCCATGATCATGACCGGCTCAGTGATCTCCGTGATCCCGATCCTCATCATCTTCCTGATCGGGCAGCGCTACTTCATCCAGGGCATCGCAACCAGCGGGATGAAAGGATGA
- a CDS encoding carboxymuconolactone decarboxylase family protein: MKERPTMAPSETARRNHDELFPGQLPALAVTDPELVEIFNNFAFDEVLSHGRLDTRTRLMVQLASLIASQGMREYRALLGAALTVGVTPVEVKELVYQAVPYVGMGKVSDFLHATNEILKEHGVELPVSGQSTTTPKDRGEKGLAIQREIAGTERIDDMRAAASADEMHFQEYLAGNCFGDYLTRTGIDVPRRELLTLSMLVSLGGCEPQVKGHILANLNVGNSRGLMLDVITQLLPYIGYPRTLNALRVLNETVPASNAG, encoded by the coding sequence ATGAAAGAGAGGCCCACGATGGCACCCAGCGAAACGGCACGACGCAATCACGACGAACTCTTCCCCGGTCAGCTTCCAGCCTTGGCGGTTACAGACCCCGAACTCGTGGAGATCTTCAACAACTTCGCTTTCGACGAGGTATTGAGTCACGGAAGACTGGATACCAGGACGAGGCTCATGGTTCAGCTCGCGTCTCTTATCGCGTCACAAGGAATGCGTGAGTACCGTGCATTGCTCGGAGCCGCGCTTACGGTGGGAGTGACCCCGGTGGAGGTGAAGGAACTTGTCTACCAAGCCGTCCCCTACGTCGGCATGGGCAAGGTTTCGGATTTCCTGCACGCCACCAATGAAATCCTCAAGGAGCACGGCGTGGAACTACCTGTTTCCGGCCAGTCCACCACTACCCCGAAAGACCGAGGGGAGAAAGGTCTGGCTATCCAGAGGGAGATCGCAGGCACAGAACGCATCGACGATATGCGTGCAGCTGCTTCAGCTGATGAAATGCACTTCCAGGAGTACCTTGCCGGGAACTGCTTCGGCGACTATCTGACACGCACCGGCATTGATGTTCCGAGACGTGAACTCCTCACGTTGTCCATGCTTGTCTCCCTTGGCGGCTGCGAGCCACAGGTCAAGGGGCACATTCTGGCGAATCTGAACGTAGGGAACAGCCGCGGGCTGATGCTGGACGTCATCACGCAATTGCTGCCATACATTGGGTATCCCCGTACGCTCAACGCCCTGCGCGTACTCAACGAGACGGTGCCGGCATCCAACGCAGGGTAG
- a CDS encoding heparinase II/III family protein, which translates to MAIGTDAVQAPPLLTSWGSQAEAGSLVESLRGARDRLTVRPASDAGWQRVAARSLTKIRSQAVTEKGTPWPQPLVSHYARYFRDGNRTAYEGLVASRQQRLTRAVVMAAVAGPDQGGWLDEVIDGAYLLCEQSSWSWAAHDDVFTRNGEVVPDRSRPYLDLGAGEVVAQLAWLDLVLGEQLDERAPGLRNRIRLETDERVIRPFLDRLDWHWLGLNGDVHNWNPWIHSNIIVAALLLVDDPELQAQTVARCIEGLDRFLASIPADGAIDEGFAYWWNGAGRALEGLAVLEQATGGTLNVDLPVIRKLVAFPHRMHLGHRWFLNVADGPARAYQGLPWDMLHRWAVRLGDSEAAQHAATFAAVEPEPDPRAGLGRVLTSLTQLSSSTARFEPSKRAQLRPGWGTYLPSVQIMIARQTPGTTDGLTLAAKGGHNGEHHNHRDVGSVVVAMDGVPLLVDAGQPTYTAQTFGPDRYQIRAMQSAWHSVPAPFGLEQGTGSSFAATVLQEPTPEEPALALGLGSAYGLDHAEQWIRTSMLNRELGTVMIDDRWNLPPAPAEGTPDVDITYLAAGTVRLGHDATATVTPDGIPNVETTKGVQLRWKPATAVVLVDEWHLDDPLLSGVWGEKLTRLRFRMPAETSASGAFTLTVETIDD; encoded by the coding sequence ATGGCAATCGGCACCGACGCCGTCCAAGCGCCACCATTGCTCACTTCGTGGGGCTCCCAGGCTGAGGCTGGCTCCCTCGTTGAATCGCTTCGCGGCGCACGCGATCGACTCACCGTTCGTCCAGCATCCGACGCCGGATGGCAGCGCGTTGCTGCACGCTCGCTCACGAAGATACGCAGCCAGGCCGTGACGGAGAAGGGCACTCCCTGGCCTCAACCGCTCGTGTCCCATTACGCGCGCTATTTTCGTGACGGCAACCGCACGGCCTATGAAGGACTCGTGGCGAGCCGGCAGCAGCGGCTGACGCGCGCCGTCGTGATGGCTGCGGTGGCGGGCCCCGACCAAGGCGGCTGGCTTGATGAAGTGATCGACGGCGCCTACCTCCTGTGCGAGCAGAGCTCCTGGAGTTGGGCTGCCCATGATGATGTTTTTACGCGCAACGGCGAAGTGGTTCCTGACCGCTCCCGCCCATACCTGGACCTGGGCGCCGGTGAGGTAGTTGCCCAGCTCGCGTGGCTGGATCTGGTGCTTGGTGAGCAGCTGGATGAGCGCGCTCCTGGATTGCGGAACCGCATTCGCTTGGAGACCGACGAGAGGGTAATCCGCCCGTTTCTGGACAGGCTGGACTGGCACTGGCTGGGCCTCAACGGGGACGTCCACAACTGGAATCCCTGGATCCACTCGAACATCATCGTGGCCGCGCTGTTGCTTGTGGATGACCCCGAACTACAGGCTCAAACGGTTGCCCGCTGCATCGAGGGACTTGACCGTTTTCTTGCCTCGATTCCCGCTGACGGCGCTATTGACGAAGGCTTCGCCTATTGGTGGAACGGGGCCGGTCGCGCCCTTGAAGGACTCGCCGTCCTCGAGCAAGCTACCGGCGGAACGCTCAATGTGGACCTGCCGGTGATCCGCAAACTCGTCGCGTTCCCGCACCGGATGCACCTGGGTCATCGTTGGTTCCTGAACGTCGCCGACGGTCCTGCCCGCGCATATCAAGGCCTGCCATGGGACATGCTTCACCGCTGGGCCGTGCGACTCGGTGACTCCGAGGCAGCCCAGCACGCCGCAACCTTTGCCGCCGTCGAACCCGAACCCGACCCGCGGGCTGGACTAGGCCGCGTCCTCACCTCCCTCACCCAACTAAGTAGCAGCACAGCGCGTTTTGAGCCCTCGAAACGCGCACAGCTGCGACCTGGTTGGGGGACGTACCTTCCTTCCGTCCAGATCATGATCGCCCGGCAAACTCCCGGCACCACAGACGGGCTCACTCTCGCGGCCAAGGGCGGGCATAACGGTGAGCACCACAATCACCGCGACGTCGGGTCCGTGGTGGTCGCCATGGACGGGGTCCCCTTGCTGGTCGACGCCGGCCAGCCCACCTACACCGCGCAGACGTTCGGCCCTGATCGGTATCAGATCCGGGCCATGCAAAGCGCGTGGCACAGCGTGCCGGCGCCGTTCGGCCTGGAGCAGGGGACCGGTTCGTCCTTCGCGGCTACGGTTCTCCAGGAGCCCACTCCCGAGGAGCCGGCCCTCGCACTCGGACTTGGCTCCGCCTACGGGCTGGACCACGCCGAGCAGTGGATCCGGACCTCCATGCTGAACCGGGAACTTGGAACCGTGATGATAGATGACCGGTGGAACCTGCCGCCAGCGCCAGCGGAGGGAACGCCCGACGTCGACATCACCTATCTCGCGGCCGGCACCGTTCGTTTGGGTCATGACGCGACGGCGACGGTCACGCCCGACGGCATTCCCAACGTGGAAACCACCAAGGGAGTGCAGCTCCGCTGGAAGCCGGCGACCGCCGTCGTGCTCGTGGATGAATGGCACCTCGACGATCCGCTCCTCAGTGGCGTTTGGGGCGAAAAGCTAACGCGCCTGCGATTCCGCATGCCCGCCGAAACCAGCGCTTCGGGCGCATTCACCCTCACTGTGGAGACCATCGATGACTAA
- a CDS encoding hydroxyacid dehydrogenase, with protein MSLKPQAMLVMNSGTFADQFDSTRLERLAELVDLGNEPWTDCLDNPELYGRLEEVEILLTSWGVPRLNAERLERMPKLRAIFHCAGTVRSFVSEALWDRGITVTNGADANAIPVAEFTFASIVLAGKKAHVLANDARTFRENWSYISERGELGNIGRVVGVIGFSRIGRRVVQLVQQLQDVTCLVCDPHASPLEVAAAGGRLVTLEELLPVSDVVTIHAPALPETRNMISTQELQAMKDHATLINTARGSLVDTAALEKECATGRITALLDVTEPEPLPADSTLYDLPNVIITPHIAGSLGTETRRMSDAALDDLERYLAGKDLLAQVVHEDLGLSA; from the coding sequence ATGTCGCTCAAGCCCCAGGCAATGCTGGTCATGAATAGCGGAACCTTTGCTGATCAGTTCGATTCCACGCGACTGGAGCGGCTGGCAGAATTGGTGGATCTTGGAAATGAGCCGTGGACGGATTGCCTGGACAATCCTGAGCTGTACGGTCGCTTGGAAGAGGTGGAAATCCTCCTCACCAGTTGGGGAGTTCCCCGGCTCAACGCCGAGCGCCTGGAGCGCATGCCCAAACTCCGGGCAATTTTTCACTGTGCAGGAACGGTACGTAGCTTCGTCAGTGAGGCACTCTGGGACCGCGGAATCACTGTCACCAACGGTGCCGATGCCAACGCGATCCCCGTCGCCGAATTCACCTTCGCTTCGATCGTCCTGGCCGGCAAGAAAGCCCACGTCCTGGCCAACGATGCCCGCACCTTCCGCGAAAACTGGAGCTACATCAGCGAGCGCGGCGAGCTGGGTAATATCGGCCGCGTGGTGGGCGTGATCGGATTCTCACGGATCGGACGGCGGGTGGTCCAATTGGTCCAGCAGCTCCAGGACGTAACCTGCCTGGTCTGCGACCCCCATGCCAGTCCCCTCGAGGTGGCTGCGGCAGGCGGCAGGCTAGTGACGCTTGAAGAACTGCTGCCGGTATCTGATGTGGTCACTATCCATGCGCCTGCCCTACCCGAAACCCGCAACATGATCAGTACTCAGGAGCTGCAGGCGATGAAAGACCACGCCACGCTTATCAACACTGCACGCGGTTCCCTGGTTGACACCGCGGCCTTGGAAAAAGAGTGCGCCACCGGACGAATCACCGCCCTGCTGGACGTCACGGAACCTGAACCACTGCCCGCTGACTCCACACTGTACGACCTCCCCAATGTGATCATCACCCCACACATCGCAGGCTCACTCGGAACCGAAACCCGGCGGATGTCCGATGCCGCCCTTGACGACCTGGAACGGTACCTCGCCGGCAAGGACCTCCTGGCCCAAGTAGTTCACGAGGACCTCGGCCTCAGCGCCTAG
- a CDS encoding sugar ABC transporter substrate-binding protein translates to MKRTTLAVIALAVTAGLGLTGCAGAAGPAEPQAADGKTKLTVSVWNYAGTPEFKALFDGYEASHPNVDIEPVDILADDYPQKVTTMLAGGDTTDVLTMKNVIDYSRYANNGQLQEINSVVDKVGKDNLASIDAFDINGKYFAAPYRQDFWLLYYNKDLFKAAGVEDPKDLTWEKYTELAKKLTSQADGKKVYGTYHHIWRSVVQAISAAQNGADQNSGEYGYFQDQYNTALDLQKSGATLDFGTAKSQKTSYRTMFESGQAAMMPMGTWYISSLLQAKKDGKTNVNWGLAPMPQKNDDGKVTTFGSPTAFAVNKNAAHSDEAKKFIEWAAGEEGAKAISKIGVVPALQNDSVTAEYFKLDGMPTDELSKKAFTPGDTALEMPVSDKSAATDKILNQEHELIMVGEKSVTDGIAEMDKRVKSEVLGQ, encoded by the coding sequence ATGAAGCGCACAACCCTCGCCGTAATCGCCCTTGCGGTGACTGCAGGACTCGGACTCACCGGCTGTGCCGGCGCTGCGGGTCCCGCTGAACCGCAGGCGGCCGACGGCAAGACCAAGCTGACTGTCTCGGTATGGAACTATGCGGGCACTCCGGAGTTCAAGGCCCTTTTTGACGGCTACGAGGCCTCCCACCCCAACGTGGATATTGAACCCGTGGACATCCTGGCTGACGACTACCCCCAGAAGGTCACCACGATGCTGGCGGGTGGCGACACCACCGACGTCCTGACCATGAAGAACGTGATTGATTACTCCCGCTACGCCAACAACGGCCAGCTGCAGGAAATCAACAGCGTGGTGGACAAGGTGGGCAAGGACAACCTGGCCAGCATCGATGCGTTCGATATCAATGGAAAGTACTTCGCTGCACCCTACCGTCAGGACTTCTGGCTCCTGTACTACAACAAAGACCTGTTCAAGGCCGCCGGCGTTGAAGACCCCAAGGACCTGACCTGGGAGAAGTACACAGAGCTTGCCAAGAAGCTCACCAGCCAAGCGGACGGCAAGAAGGTATACGGTACCTACCACCACATCTGGCGTTCCGTGGTTCAGGCAATCTCAGCGGCGCAGAACGGCGCTGACCAGAACAGCGGCGAGTACGGCTACTTCCAGGACCAGTACAACACCGCCCTGGACTTGCAGAAATCCGGAGCCACATTGGACTTCGGCACTGCCAAGAGCCAGAAGACCAGCTACCGCACCATGTTCGAATCCGGCCAGGCAGCCATGATGCCCATGGGCACTTGGTACATTTCCAGTCTTCTGCAGGCCAAGAAGGATGGCAAAACCAACGTAAATTGGGGCTTGGCTCCAATGCCTCAGAAGAACGACGACGGCAAGGTCACCACGTTCGGTTCGCCCACTGCCTTCGCTGTGAACAAGAACGCAGCGCACTCCGATGAAGCCAAGAAGTTCATCGAATGGGCAGCCGGCGAAGAAGGAGCAAAGGCTATCTCCAAGATCGGCGTTGTGCCTGCCCTGCAGAACGATTCCGTGACAGCCGAATACTTCAAGCTCGACGGAATGCCCACGGACGAGCTGTCCAAGAAGGCCTTCACTCCGGGCGACACCGCCCTGGAAATGCCCGTCAGCGATAAGTCCGCAGCCACGGACAAAATCCTCAACCAGGAGCACGAGCTCATCATGGTCGGCGAGAAGTCCGTCACCGACGGCATCGCTGAGATGGACAAGCGCGTCAAGAGTGAAGTTCTCGGCCAGTAA
- a CDS encoding sugar ABC transporter permease: MTTETITPTPAPALSRGNRKQARRNTLIGWTFILPNFLGFLAFTLIPVLAAFALSFMEWTSFSAPKWVGLANFQRMFASDSFWIALRNTVVYALGHVPLTMALALILAMLLNRKLKGIGFFRVAIFFPYITSLVAVAVVWNMLFSPDTGPINQFLHAVGIAEAPGWTSSSDWALPAVIITSVWRDMGYYMVLYLAGLQAIPTELYEAAEVDGASAWQRFWNVTIPSLRPTTFFVVVMLTVSSFKVFDLIVVMTNGGPGRSTTVLSQLIYQEGIGEGKFGYSSAISLVLFIIVLTITVLQFKIQQRRER, translated from the coding sequence ATGACTACAGAAACCATCACCCCGACGCCTGCCCCGGCACTCAGCCGGGGCAACAGGAAGCAGGCCAGGCGTAATACGTTGATCGGCTGGACGTTCATCCTTCCGAACTTCCTTGGGTTCCTGGCCTTCACCCTCATTCCGGTCCTGGCGGCGTTCGCGCTCTCCTTCATGGAATGGACCTCGTTCAGCGCACCCAAGTGGGTGGGCCTGGCCAACTTCCAGCGCATGTTCGCCAGCGACTCCTTCTGGATCGCATTGCGGAACACGGTTGTCTACGCACTCGGCCATGTCCCGCTCACCATGGCGCTCGCTCTCATCCTCGCGATGCTCCTGAACCGCAAGCTCAAGGGCATCGGCTTCTTCCGGGTAGCGATCTTCTTTCCGTACATTACGTCCCTGGTGGCCGTAGCGGTCGTCTGGAACATGCTGTTCAGCCCGGACACCGGCCCGATCAACCAGTTCCTTCACGCTGTGGGCATCGCCGAGGCTCCGGGCTGGACATCCAGCTCGGACTGGGCCCTGCCCGCCGTGATCATCACCAGCGTGTGGCGTGACATGGGCTACTACATGGTGCTGTATTTGGCTGGGCTGCAGGCCATTCCGACGGAGCTGTACGAAGCCGCGGAAGTGGATGGGGCCAGCGCCTGGCAGCGTTTCTGGAACGTCACCATCCCGTCGCTGCGGCCAACCACGTTCTTCGTGGTGGTCATGCTGACGGTCTCCAGCTTCAAGGTGTTCGACCTCATTGTGGTTATGACCAATGGTGGCCCTGGCCGATCCACCACGGTGCTGTCCCAGCTCATCTACCAGGAGGGCATCGGCGAAGGTAAGTTCGGCTACTCCTCGGCCATTTCACTGGTCCTGTTCATCATCGTGCTGACGATCACCGTCCTGCAATTCAAGATCCAACAGCGGAGGGAACGCTGA
- a CDS encoding DUF2264 domain-containing protein gives MALVLPPLDFALSPFTGLTRDHWCSYADYLLRSAHRFGTEDHANIHLPGANSRYGPRSDSLEAFARTFLLASFRIAGDPANTGWIAEWYAEGLDAGTNPANPNRWPTPGELGQAKVEAASLAVGLALTRDVLWEKLPERVQEQLIAWFETVIGEDYPPINWVWFQIVVETFLASVGGRYSDEDIDAGLAIHDSLYRGGGWFADGPERAYDHYVGWAFQVYPQLWALMAPSGPRVSARKKLDGDRLADFLDDASYLVGSNGAPMIQGRSLIYRFAAAAPFWAGELSGHTRLQPGLARRTASGMLDYFARHGSITEDGLLSIGWHGEFAGMKQAYSGAGSPYWAAKGMLGLALPADHPAWTAVEAPLPVEVADTQRLIAAPGWQVDATVSDGVVRIRNHGTDHAVPGALVADSPLYARIGYSTHTFPDLSAESVDNAVTFADVDGALTHRTGFEYLGSSSEGGVQVGASRFTAHWITPDPDAGPDHGSGVAGTATPGPSVTVVSVTRGAVELRLVRVRGAASSGASLRIGGWPVDAASSVVSSVRAVPGFGLALDASGTFVRSGAHPMGSELTIPWVGTAGTAHDGDYAAVVILAGDGGASEEAGVTYVAEGGGRFEFTDRTSISLERLAHFDA, from the coding sequence ATGGCTCTTGTGCTGCCTCCGCTGGACTTTGCATTGTCCCCTTTTACAGGCCTGACCCGCGATCACTGGTGCTCTTATGCGGATTACTTGCTGCGTTCGGCCCACCGGTTTGGGACCGAGGACCACGCGAACATTCACCTCCCAGGCGCCAACAGCCGGTACGGCCCTCGCAGCGATTCCCTGGAAGCCTTCGCCCGTACCTTCCTGCTGGCTTCGTTCCGCATCGCCGGGGATCCCGCCAACACCGGCTGGATCGCCGAGTGGTACGCCGAGGGGCTCGACGCCGGAACCAACCCCGCAAATCCCAACCGGTGGCCGACGCCAGGGGAGCTGGGACAGGCGAAGGTTGAGGCGGCGTCGTTGGCGGTTGGCCTGGCACTGACCCGCGACGTTCTGTGGGAGAAGCTTCCGGAGCGCGTACAGGAGCAGCTCATAGCCTGGTTCGAGACCGTGATCGGCGAGGACTATCCGCCCATCAACTGGGTGTGGTTCCAGATTGTGGTGGAGACGTTCCTGGCTTCTGTTGGTGGGCGCTACTCGGACGAAGACATCGACGCCGGACTCGCCATCCACGACTCGCTCTACCGGGGCGGGGGCTGGTTTGCTGATGGTCCGGAGCGCGCATACGACCACTACGTCGGCTGGGCTTTCCAGGTGTACCCGCAGCTGTGGGCTCTGATGGCACCTTCCGGTCCCCGGGTTTCCGCACGCAAGAAGCTCGACGGCGACCGGCTGGCTGATTTCCTGGATGACGCTTCTTACCTGGTCGGGTCCAACGGGGCTCCTATGATTCAGGGGCGAAGCTTGATATACCGGTTCGCAGCCGCAGCGCCGTTCTGGGCAGGGGAGTTGTCCGGGCACACACGTCTGCAGCCGGGTTTGGCGCGCCGGACTGCCTCCGGAATGCTCGACTACTTTGCCCGGCACGGGTCCATCACTGAGGATGGGCTCCTGTCCATCGGCTGGCACGGCGAGTTCGCGGGTATGAAGCAGGCGTACTCCGGTGCCGGATCGCCGTACTGGGCTGCGAAGGGGATGCTCGGTTTGGCCCTTCCGGCGGATCACCCTGCGTGGACTGCCGTGGAAGCCCCCTTGCCTGTTGAGGTTGCCGACACCCAGCGCTTAATCGCGGCTCCGGGGTGGCAAGTGGATGCGACTGTTTCCGACGGTGTGGTGCGGATCCGGAACCACGGAACGGACCACGCTGTGCCTGGGGCTTTGGTTGCCGACAGCCCTCTTTACGCCCGGATTGGGTACTCCACGCACACGTTCCCTGACCTCTCCGCAGAGTCCGTGGACAACGCGGTGACGTTCGCTGACGTTGATGGTGCGCTGACGCATCGGACCGGGTTTGAGTACCTTGGTTCGTCTTCCGAGGGCGGAGTCCAGGTGGGCGCTTCACGGTTCACTGCTCACTGGATTACTCCTGATCCCGACGCCGGCCCCGACCACGGCAGTGGGGTTGCCGGAACTGCGACTCCCGGGCCTTCCGTCACAGTGGTTTCTGTGACGCGCGGGGCTGTGGAGCTTCGGCTGGTTCGGGTGCGGGGTGCTGCTTCTTCGGGGGCTTCGCTGCGAATTGGTGGCTGGCCGGTGGATGCTGCGTCTTCCGTAGTGAGTTCTGTGCGGGCCGTGCCTGGGTTTGGCTTGGCGTTGGATGCTTCCGGCACGTTTGTCCGGTCCGGCGCCCACCCGATGGGTTCGGAACTCACTATTCCGTGGGTGGGAACCGCGGGCACCGCGCACGACGGCGACTATGCCGCCGTCGTGATTCTCGCCGGTGACGGAGGTGCTTCGGAGGAGGCAGGTGTCACGTACGTTGCCGAGGGCGGTGGCCGGTTCGAGTTCACCGACAGGACGTCAATATCCCTGGAGCGACTCGCCCATTTCGACGCGTAG
- a CDS encoding substrate-binding domain-containing protein, with protein sequence MTNETSPEGSGKSLFSLQRRERLMEELRAHGAITVRDIASKLGVSELTIRRDVNILADEGLVSRVHGGATLPSPLDRSVAVGRPSAHSYSIGMVVPSLDYYWPQVISGARGEAELQNLRILVRGSAYDAADNRRQVQALLDTQNIDGLIVAPDMSGEHGKELLRWLNALPIPVILTERRAPSEIPAHRLEWVATDHAFGAGMAVRHLWQEGHRMIGCLTDSTSPTSPHVVRGWKQALAALKIPLDKSINEDSAKLDNGERAKHFDHVLELCRSSGTTAMLVHSDTQAVAFVQHCVDRGVDVPGSMAIVGYDDEVAYLAEPAISAVRPPKSYVGKVAVQLMAARLAEGRMRPVHRIDLNPELIVRESSVGAPRVRTDVVLEDSL encoded by the coding sequence ATGACTAACGAAACAAGTCCCGAGGGGAGCGGTAAGTCGCTGTTTTCGCTGCAACGGCGGGAGCGGTTGATGGAGGAACTGCGCGCCCACGGTGCTATCACAGTGCGCGACATCGCCTCGAAACTCGGTGTCAGCGAACTGACCATCCGGCGTGACGTGAACATTCTGGCCGATGAAGGCCTCGTTTCCCGCGTGCATGGCGGCGCTACGCTTCCCAGTCCACTGGACCGCTCAGTTGCGGTGGGAAGGCCATCGGCGCACAGCTATTCCATCGGCATGGTGGTTCCCTCGCTCGACTACTACTGGCCGCAGGTCATCAGCGGTGCCCGCGGCGAGGCCGAACTGCAGAACCTCCGGATTCTGGTGCGCGGCTCAGCCTACGATGCTGCTGATAATCGTCGCCAAGTCCAGGCACTGCTGGATACCCAGAACATCGACGGGCTGATCGTGGCGCCGGATATGAGCGGTGAGCATGGCAAGGAGCTGCTGCGCTGGCTCAATGCTTTGCCCATCCCCGTGATCCTGACCGAGCGGCGTGCGCCCTCCGAGATCCCGGCCCACCGCCTTGAATGGGTGGCGACTGATCATGCATTCGGGGCGGGAATGGCTGTGCGGCACCTGTGGCAGGAGGGGCACCGGATGATCGGCTGCCTCACGGATTCCACCAGTCCCACCAGCCCGCACGTGGTCCGCGGTTGGAAGCAAGCCCTTGCCGCCCTCAAGATCCCGCTGGACAAGTCCATCAATGAGGATTCGGCCAAGCTGGATAATGGCGAACGCGCCAAACATTTTGACCACGTCCTGGAGCTGTGCCGTTCTTCGGGGACCACCGCTATGTTGGTGCACTCAGATACCCAGGCCGTGGCGTTCGTGCAGCATTGCGTGGACCGTGGAGTGGATGTTCCCGGCAGCATGGCGATCGTGGGATACGACGACGAAGTGGCCTACCTTGCCGAGCCTGCGATCTCAGCGGTGCGGCCCCCCAAAAGCTACGTCGGCAAGGTTGCAGTGCAGCTCATGGCTGCCCGCCTGGCTGAAGGAAGGATGCGCCCAGTGCATCGGATTGACCTGAACCCTGAACTGATCGTGCGGGAGTCGTCCGTGGGTGCGCCCCGCGTCCGGACTGACGTTGTGCTGGAGGATTCGCTCTGA